One stretch of Arachis hypogaea cultivar Tifrunner chromosome 20, arahy.Tifrunner.gnm2.J5K5, whole genome shotgun sequence DNA includes these proteins:
- the LOC112786032 gene encoding uncharacterized protein, with the protein MVIGQRRTLYQNWVLGSCFALLHATDEYGASTHLHLLVKDVHNLLEGLCIVVTFDKHHAAIGEVAGLLAGVCGQLATDSARFCFKVSDNLAKRFFLQSLGKKWREHRIKLWNDFYDPRLSKTEIINNAPEDIAPDQWALFVEYRLKPETQKLCKRNQEIRQKQIIPHTSGAKSIARRRAELTEETGKEVSRVQMWDITHKKTDGSYVNEKAKEIAVRLKCNK; encoded by the exons ATGGTAATTGGACAAAGGAGGACCCTTTACCAGAA CTGGGTTTTGGGATCATGCTTTGCTTTGTTACATGCAACTG ATGAATACGGAGCTAGTACACACCTTCATTTATTAGTGAAGGATGTGCATAATTTGCTAGAAGGTTTGTGCATAGTTGTCACTTTTGATAAACATCATGCAGCAATAGGAGAAGTAGCTGGACTCCTTGCAGGAGTTTGTGGGCAATTGGCCACTGATTCT GCTCGATTTTGCTTCAAAGTGAGTGATAACTTGGCCAAACGATTTTTTCTCCAATCACTTGGCAAAAAATGGAGGGAACATAGGATAAAGCTTTGGAATGATTTTTATGATCCGAGGTTGAGTAAAACCGAGATCATAAATAATGCACCAGAAGATATTGCTCCTGATCAATGGGCTTTATTTGTAGAATATCGTTTGAAGCCTGAAACTCAG AAACTTTGTAAGAGGAATCAAGAAATTCGGCAAAAACAAATAATTCCTCATACTTCAGGTGCTAAATCAATTGCAAGAAGAAGGGCTGAATTG ACGGAAGAGACGGGAAAAGAAGTTAGTAGGGTTCAAATGTGGGACATCACTCACAAGAAAACAGATGGAAGTTATGTTAACGAAAAAGCTAAAGAAATAGCAGTAAGACTAAAGTGTAATAAGTAA
- the LOC112783980 gene encoding uncharacterized protein, producing MELTLNSPLDALGVVFGKEHPGRVRGLGMGAVPTIAFKNNTTRISQMNLGSSNDVGTSSTCGPNVQEELDTVKAQLQALVSYIASKEGGKIPIQLAGMFPTQQVSQGLDQESEIPSPKELGSRSSGASNKKA from the exons ATGGAATTAACTCTTAATTCTCCTCTTGATGCTCTTGGAGTAGTTTTTGGGAAAGAGCACCCTGGTCGTGTTCGAGGTTTAGGTATGGGAGCTGTTCCAACAATTGCTTTCAAGAACAACACTACAAGGATTAGTCAAATGAATTTAGGTTCTTCAAATGATGTTGGAACATCATCTACTTGTGGTCCAAATGTGCAAGAAGAGTTGGATACCGTTAAAGCGCAATTGCAAGCGCTAGTCTCCTATATTGCTTCTAAGGAAGGAGGTAAAATTCCAATACAATTGGCTGGAATGTTCCCTACTCAACAAGTTTCACAG ggaTTGGATCAGGAGAGTGAGATTCCATCACCAAAAGAGTTAGGAAGTAGGTCTTCTGGAGCAAGCAACAAGAAAGCATGA